Proteins from a genomic interval of Piscinibacter sp. HJYY11:
- the hisB gene encoding imidazoleglycerol-phosphate dehydratase HisB, with amino-acid sequence MTSRTADVTRNTNETKIRVALNLDGTGVAKLVTGIGFFDHMLDQVARHGLIDLDIDCQGDLHIDGHHTVEDVGITLGQAVAKAVGDKKGLRRYGHAYVPLDEALSRVVVDFSGRPGLHMRVNFKSGMIGAFDTQLAYEFFQGFSNHAGVTLHIDNLEGDNAHHQCETIFKAFARALRMALEIDPRAAGVIPSTKGSL; translated from the coding sequence ATGACCTCCCGCACCGCGGACGTCACCCGCAACACCAACGAGACCAAGATCCGTGTGGCCCTCAACCTGGACGGCACCGGCGTCGCCAAGCTGGTCACCGGCATCGGCTTCTTCGACCACATGCTCGACCAGGTCGCCCGCCATGGGCTGATCGACCTCGACATCGACTGCCAGGGCGACCTGCACATCGACGGCCACCACACGGTGGAAGACGTGGGCATCACGCTCGGCCAGGCGGTGGCCAAGGCAGTGGGCGACAAGAAGGGCCTGCGCCGCTACGGCCACGCCTACGTGCCGCTCGACGAGGCGCTGTCGCGGGTGGTGGTCGACTTCTCGGGCCGCCCGGGGCTGCACATGCGCGTGAACTTCAAGAGCGGCATGATCGGCGCCTTCGACACCCAGCTCGCCTACGAGTTCTTCCAGGGGTTCTCCAACCACGCCGGCGTGACCCTGCACATCGACAACCTCGAGGGCGACAACGCCCACCACCAGTGCGAGACGATCTTCAAGGCATTTGCACGCGCCTTGCGGATGGCCCTGGAAATCGATCCACGCGCGGCTGGCGTTATCCCGTCGACGAAGGGTAGTCTTTGA
- a CDS encoding 50S ribosomal protein L25/general stress protein Ctc, with protein MKFVAFERTKQGTGASRRLRNADKVPGIVYGAGTPTMIELDHNALFHALKKEAFHSTILEMELAGKTQQVLLRDYQLHPFRQIVLHVDFQRVDSTTKITKKIPLHFVNEENSPAVKTDKCLVNHVVTELRVQCLASALPEYITIDLGELAKGQSLHVSDLKLPAGITVVTQGKPNPVIVSTSVIAEEEEAAPAAPTVAAAPAPKAKKSEKQNKK; from the coding sequence ATGAAATTCGTCGCTTTCGAGCGCACCAAGCAGGGGACCGGAGCGAGCCGCCGCCTGCGCAACGCCGACAAGGTGCCCGGCATTGTTTACGGGGCCGGAACGCCCACGATGATCGAACTCGATCACAACGCCCTCTTCCACGCGCTGAAGAAGGAAGCCTTCCACTCGACCATCCTCGAGATGGAACTGGCCGGCAAGACCCAGCAGGTGCTGCTGCGCGACTACCAGCTGCACCCCTTCCGCCAGATCGTGCTGCACGTCGACTTTCAACGCGTCGACAGCACCACCAAGATCACCAAGAAGATCCCGCTGCACTTCGTGAACGAGGAAAACTCGCCGGCCGTGAAGACCGACAAGTGCCTGGTCAACCACGTCGTGACCGAACTGCGCGTTCAGTGCCTGGCTTCGGCCCTGCCTGAGTACATCACCATCGACCTGGGCGAACTGGCCAAGGGCCAGTCCCTGCACGTCAGCGACCTGAAGCTGCCCGCCGGCATCACCGTCGTGACGCAAGGCAAGCCGAACCCGGTGATCGTCTCGACCTCGGTCATCGCAGAGGAAGAAGAAGCTGCGCCGGCCGCACCGACCGTGGCCGCCGCCCCCGCGCCGAAGGCCAAGAAGAGCGAAAAGCAGAACAAGAAGTAA
- the coaD gene encoding pantetheine-phosphate adenylyltransferase has protein sequence MTSATRLTAVYPGTFDPMTLGHEDLMHRASTLFERLILAVAAGHHKKTMFSLEERLEIATELAVKHPNVEVIAFDGLLSDFVTHHGGKVVVRGLRAVSDFEYEFQMAGMNRHLMPKVETVFLTPSDQFQFVSGTFVREIATLKGDVSKFVSPSVLKRLKARVSAKA, from the coding sequence TTGACCTCCGCCACCCGCCTCACCGCCGTCTACCCCGGGACCTTCGACCCCATGACCCTGGGCCACGAAGACCTGATGCACCGCGCCAGCACGCTCTTCGAGCGCCTGATCCTGGCCGTGGCGGCCGGCCACCACAAGAAGACGATGTTCTCGCTCGAAGAGCGGCTGGAAATCGCCACCGAACTCGCCGTCAAGCACCCGAACGTCGAGGTCATCGCCTTCGACGGCCTCTTGAGCGACTTCGTCACCCACCACGGCGGCAAGGTGGTGGTGCGCGGCCTGCGCGCCGTCAGCGACTTCGAATACGAATTCCAGATGGCCGGCATGAACCGCCACCTGATGCCCAAGGTGGAAACCGTGTTCCTGACGCCCAGCGATCAGTTCCAGTTCGTGTCGGGCACCTTCGTGCGCGAGATTGCCACCTTGAAGGGTGATGTCTCCAAGTTCGTGTCACCCTCGGTGCTCAAGCGGCTGAAGGCGCGTGTCAGCGCCAAGGCCTGA
- the hisA gene encoding 1-(5-phosphoribosyl)-5-[(5-phosphoribosylamino)methylideneamino]imidazole-4-carboxamide isomerase has translation MLLIPAIDLKDGQCVRLKQGDMAASTTFGEDPAAMARRWVDAGARRLHLVDLNGAFAGKPVNEPAIKAILAEVGDEIPVQLGGGIRDLDTIERYLDDGLSFIIIGTAAVKSPGFLKDACSAFGGHIIVGLDAKDGKVATDGWSKLTGHEVIDLAKKFEDYGVEGVIYTDIGRDGMLSGINIDATVKLAQALSIPVIASGGLSNIADIEKLCAVEGEGVEGVICGRAIYTGALDFAAAQKRADELNGAD, from the coding sequence ATGTTGCTGATACCTGCGATTGACCTGAAAGACGGCCAATGTGTGCGCCTGAAACAGGGCGACATGGCTGCATCCACCACCTTCGGTGAAGACCCGGCTGCGATGGCGCGGCGATGGGTCGATGCCGGGGCGCGGCGACTGCACCTTGTCGACCTGAATGGCGCCTTTGCCGGCAAGCCGGTCAATGAGCCGGCGATCAAGGCGATCCTGGCAGAGGTGGGCGATGAGATCCCGGTGCAGCTGGGCGGTGGCATCCGCGACCTCGACACCATCGAGCGCTACCTCGACGATGGCCTGAGCTTCATCATCATCGGCACCGCCGCGGTGAAGAGCCCCGGCTTCCTGAAGGACGCCTGCAGCGCCTTCGGCGGCCACATCATCGTGGGCCTCGACGCGAAGGACGGCAAGGTCGCGACCGACGGCTGGAGCAAGCTCACCGGTCACGAAGTCATCGACCTCGCGAAGAAGTTCGAGGACTACGGCGTCGAAGGCGTGATCTACACCGACATCGGCCGCGACGGCATGCTCTCGGGCATCAACATCGACGCGACCGTGAAGCTCGCGCAGGCGCTGTCGATCCCCGTGATTGCGTCGGGCGGCCTCTCCAACATTGCCGACATCGAGAAGCTCTGTGCCGTCGAAGGCGAGGGCGTCGAAGGTGTCATCTGCGGCCGCGCCATCTACACCGGCGCGCTCGACTTCGCCGCGGCTCAGAAGCGCGCCGACGAACTCAACGGGGCCGACTGA
- the pth gene encoding aminoacyl-tRNA hydrolase has protein sequence MIRLLVGLGNPGTEYEATNHNAGFWWIDAVARELKVTLQPERSYFGLVARVNRPGDQGPLWLLQPQTYMNLSGKSVAALARFFKIAPDEILVAHDELDLLPGQMKFKRGGGHAGHNGLRDIHAQLGTPDYWRLRLGIGHPGVKAEVVDYVLRKPKPEARDAIQDCIAKTLPALDLILAGEMERATMKINAKPPRPKPPRPEGLPPAPPKP, from the coding sequence ATGATTCGACTGCTGGTAGGCCTGGGCAACCCGGGCACGGAATACGAAGCCACCAACCACAACGCCGGGTTCTGGTGGATCGATGCGGTGGCGCGCGAGCTCAAGGTCACTCTGCAGCCCGAGCGCAGCTACTTCGGCCTCGTCGCGCGTGTGAACCGGCCGGGTGACCAAGGCCCGCTGTGGCTGCTGCAGCCGCAGACCTACATGAACCTGTCGGGCAAATCGGTGGCGGCGCTGGCGCGCTTCTTCAAGATTGCGCCAGACGAGATCCTGGTGGCACACGACGAGCTCGACCTGCTGCCCGGCCAGATGAAATTCAAGCGTGGTGGCGGCCATGCCGGTCACAACGGGTTGCGGGACATCCATGCACAGCTCGGCACCCCCGACTACTGGCGACTGCGCCTGGGCATCGGTCACCCGGGCGTGAAGGCCGAGGTGGTGGACTATGTGTTGCGCAAGCCCAAGCCCGAAGCACGCGACGCGATCCAGGACTGCATCGCCAAGACGCTGCCGGCACTCGACCTGATCCTCGCCGGCGAGATGGAGCGTGCCACGATGAAGATCAACGCCAAGCCGCCCCGGCCCAAGCCGCCGCGCCCCGAAGGACTGCCGCCAGCGCCCCCGAAGCCATGA
- the rsmD gene encoding 16S rRNA (guanine(966)-N(2))-methyltransferase RsmD yields MKPAKAPHEVRIIGGQWKRSKLPVADAPGLRPTPDRVRETLFNWLGQDLQGWRCLDAYAGSGALGFEAASRGAEAVVLIEREARLAHGLRAVQQRLKAETVRIEVADALAWMARCSPDSFELVFIDPPFDANVFEPALKAAARLVVPDGFIYLEADRAFDGPLLGPGLRLHRHGKAGAVHYHLIQRGMPG; encoded by the coding sequence GTGAAGCCTGCCAAGGCACCTCACGAGGTGCGGATCATCGGGGGGCAGTGGAAGCGCAGCAAGTTGCCGGTGGCCGATGCGCCCGGGCTGCGGCCCACACCGGATCGCGTCCGCGAAACCCTTTTCAATTGGCTCGGCCAGGACCTCCAAGGCTGGCGCTGCCTCGATGCCTACGCCGGCAGTGGCGCCTTGGGTTTCGAGGCTGCCTCACGCGGGGCCGAGGCTGTCGTGCTGATCGAGCGCGAAGCGCGCCTGGCGCATGGATTGCGCGCCGTGCAGCAGCGCCTCAAGGCCGAAACCGTGCGCATCGAAGTGGCCGACGCCCTGGCCTGGATGGCGCGTTGTTCGCCGGACAGCTTCGAACTCGTCTTCATTGACCCGCCGTTCGACGCCAACGTCTTCGAGCCCGCCCTGAAGGCGGCCGCCCGCCTGGTGGTGCCCGACGGCTTCATCTACCTCGAAGCCGACCGCGCCTTCGACGGACCCCTCCTGGGCCCTGGCCTGCGCTTGCACCGCCATGGCAAGGCCGGCGCCGTGCACTACCACCTGATACAGCGCGGCATGCCCGGCTAA
- a CDS encoding tetratricopeptide repeat protein encodes MPFSPSFPRAGLALACALLMAHGAHAQDTPTPAEQSVNNSALDGTLFYQLLRGELELRSGQVLEGQKLLLDAARRSRNETLFRRATDLALHQRAYDLALQSTQYWRTALPESLDAARYQLQLFLHLNRPNEALEPLRTTLRLTPANERSGLILALPRFFDREADKVQVAKRLEQLLQPSLNSPETRTASQVTLGGAVLAAGDIARAHELAKTAHAQDPASELPALLALELMSKLPSAESLVQSHLQAKPASNGIRLMYARVLNGGQRYADALPQLEAVTKSDNAPPGAWLMLGALHLELKHPREATAALQQFVQRTEALPPAPPVQVVQDDEDDLAVSSPDRGLTQAYLLLSRAAEQQRDYAAAEAWLAKVTDAQQALEVQSHRATLLAKQGKVKEARDLIRNVPEKSPEDLRAKLLAEAQLLREVKQWDETNKVLAVANQKFPDDPDLLYEQSLMLEKLNRVDEMERLLRKVIQLKPTHHHAYNALGYSLAERNLRLPEARDLIKKALDLAPGEPFITDSLGWVEYRLGNREEALRLLQQAYKSRPDVEIGAHLGEVLWMSGQREEARRVLRESRNRDQANEVLQETLARLRVDL; translated from the coding sequence ATGCCGTTTTCTCCCTCGTTTCCGCGCGCCGGCCTGGCCCTGGCGTGTGCGCTCCTGATGGCGCATGGCGCCCATGCACAGGACACGCCGACACCGGCCGAGCAGTCGGTCAACAACTCGGCGCTCGACGGCACGCTGTTCTACCAGCTGCTGCGGGGCGAACTGGAGCTGCGCTCGGGGCAGGTGCTGGAAGGGCAGAAGTTGCTGCTCGACGCAGCGCGCCGCTCGCGCAACGAGACGCTCTTCCGCCGCGCGACCGACCTGGCCCTGCACCAGCGGGCCTATGACCTGGCTTTGCAGTCGACCCAGTACTGGCGCACCGCCCTGCCCGAGTCGCTGGACGCCGCCCGCTACCAGCTGCAGCTGTTCCTTCATCTGAACCGGCCCAATGAAGCCCTCGAGCCGCTTCGCACCACGCTCCGGCTGACACCGGCGAACGAGCGCTCGGGCCTGATCCTCGCGCTGCCACGCTTCTTCGACCGAGAGGCCGACAAGGTGCAGGTGGCCAAGCGGCTCGAGCAGCTGCTGCAGCCATCGCTCAACAGCCCCGAAACCCGCACTGCGTCGCAGGTGACGCTCGGAGGCGCAGTACTCGCCGCCGGGGACATCGCTCGCGCCCACGAGCTCGCCAAGACGGCCCACGCCCAGGACCCGGCCTCGGAGTTGCCGGCGCTGCTGGCACTCGAGCTCATGAGCAAGCTGCCGTCGGCTGAAAGCCTCGTGCAATCGCACCTGCAGGCCAAGCCGGCGAGCAACGGCATCCGCTTGATGTATGCGCGCGTGCTCAACGGCGGCCAGCGCTATGCCGATGCCTTGCCGCAGCTCGAAGCCGTCACGAAGTCCGACAACGCGCCGCCCGGCGCCTGGCTCATGCTGGGAGCGCTGCACCTCGAACTCAAGCACCCGCGCGAGGCCACGGCAGCGCTGCAGCAATTCGTGCAACGGACCGAGGCGCTACCGCCCGCGCCTCCGGTGCAGGTGGTGCAGGACGACGAGGACGATCTCGCCGTCTCGTCGCCCGACCGCGGCCTGACGCAGGCCTACCTGTTGCTGTCACGCGCGGCCGAGCAGCAACGCGACTACGCCGCTGCAGAAGCCTGGCTCGCCAAGGTGACCGACGCGCAGCAGGCGCTCGAGGTGCAGTCGCACCGCGCGACGCTGCTCGCCAAGCAGGGCAAGGTGAAGGAAGCGCGCGATCTCATCCGCAACGTGCCCGAGAAGAGCCCCGAGGACCTCCGCGCCAAGCTGCTCGCCGAGGCGCAGCTGCTGCGCGAAGTCAAGCAATGGGACGAGACCAACAAGGTGCTCGCCGTGGCGAACCAGAAATTCCCGGACGACCCCGACCTGCTCTACGAGCAGTCGCTGATGCTCGAGAAGCTCAACCGTGTCGACGAGATGGAGCGGCTGCTGCGCAAGGTCATCCAGCTCAAGCCGACCCACCATCACGCGTACAACGCGCTGGGCTATTCGCTGGCCGAGCGCAATCTGCGCCTGCCCGAGGCGCGCGACCTCATCAAGAAGGCGCTCGACCTGGCGCCCGGCGAGCCTTTCATCACCGACAGCCTGGGCTGGGTCGAGTACCGGCTCGGCAACCGCGAGGAAGCGCTGCGCCTGCTGCAGCAGGCCTACAAGTCGCGGCCCGACGTCGAGATCGGCGCGCACCTGGGCGAAGTGCTCTGGATGAGCGGCCAGCGCGAGGAAGCCCGTCGCGTGCTGCGCGAGTCGCGCAACCGCGACCAGGCCAACGAGGTGCTGCAGGAAACCCTGGCCCGGCTGCGGGTGGACCTGTGA
- the ispE gene encoding 4-(cytidine 5'-diphospho)-2-C-methyl-D-erythritol kinase: protein MPLTALYEVAAPAKINLFLHVIGRRPDGYHLLQSVFMLIDWADTLHFERRSDGRLARHDLGAALPAEDLCLKAARALQAASGTPFGADISIDKQVPWGAGMGGGSSDAASTLLALNRLWGLHWPLQRLLELGLTLGADVPFFLGGDNAWVEGIGEQLTPLALPRQWLAVVKPAASIETRAIFTSPLLARDTEAAIVAGFLVRAGIDALQDGFGHNDLQPPAEHHCPEVAQAASLLKARFGNSRMTGSGSAVFARAGTDVAPKATLPADLPPGWVGRMCRSLGQHPLKGWAPTETS from the coding sequence ATGCCCCTGACCGCCCTGTACGAGGTCGCAGCGCCGGCCAAGATCAATCTCTTCCTGCACGTCATCGGCCGACGGCCCGATGGCTATCACCTGCTGCAGTCGGTGTTCATGCTCATCGACTGGGCCGACACGCTGCACTTCGAGCGCCGCAGCGACGGCCGGCTCGCCCGCCATGATCTGGGCGCAGCCCTGCCCGCCGAAGACCTGTGCCTCAAGGCGGCCCGGGCGCTGCAGGCCGCCTCGGGGACGCCTTTCGGCGCCGACATCTCCATCGACAAGCAGGTGCCCTGGGGCGCCGGCATGGGCGGCGGCAGCTCCGACGCCGCAAGCACCCTGCTCGCCCTCAACCGCCTCTGGGGCCTGCACTGGCCGCTGCAGCGCCTGCTCGAGCTCGGCCTGACACTGGGCGCCGACGTGCCCTTCTTCCTGGGTGGCGACAACGCCTGGGTCGAAGGCATCGGCGAGCAGCTCACGCCGCTCGCCCTGCCGCGGCAATGGCTGGCGGTCGTGAAACCCGCCGCCAGCATCGAAACCCGCGCCATTTTCACGAGCCCCCTGTTGGCCCGGGATACCGAAGCTGCTATAGTCGCGGGCTTCCTTGTGAGGGCCGGCATAGATGCCTTGCAGGACGGCTTTGGGCACAACGACCTGCAGCCTCCCGCCGAGCACCATTGCCCAGAAGTGGCGCAAGCTGCTTCCCTGCTCAAGGCCCGCTTCGGCAACAGCCGCATGACGGGCTCAGGCAGCGCGGTGTTTGCAAGGGCAGGTACAGACGTTGCACCCAAGGCGACGCTTCCGGCGGATCTTCCGCCGGGCTGGGTGGGGCGGATGTGCCGCAGTCTGGGGCAGCATCCCTTGAAGGGATGGGCACCAACTGAGACAAGTTGA
- the hisH gene encoding imidazole glycerol phosphate synthase subunit HisH, whose amino-acid sequence MKRTVVVVDHGSGNLRSVSQAVIHAAQGSGVDVLVSARADDIRAAERVVLPGQGAIHDCMRGLKDAGLTEAVLEAAASKPLMGVCVGMQMLLDRSEEGPCDGLGLIAGEVLRFQLQGQLQLDGSRYKVPQMGWNEVIQAQPHPMWAGVPDRAYFYFLHSYYARPSDPRHSAGETEYGLRFTSAVARDNIFATQFHPEKSAEHGLALYRNFLHWNP is encoded by the coding sequence ATGAAACGCACGGTGGTGGTCGTTGACCACGGCAGCGGCAACCTGCGATCGGTCTCGCAGGCGGTGATCCATGCGGCGCAGGGCTCGGGCGTCGACGTGTTGGTAAGCGCACGCGCCGACGACATCCGCGCGGCGGAGCGTGTGGTCCTCCCAGGCCAGGGCGCCATCCACGACTGCATGCGCGGCCTGAAGGACGCCGGTCTCACCGAGGCAGTGCTCGAAGCGGCGGCCAGCAAGCCGCTGATGGGCGTGTGCGTGGGCATGCAGATGCTGCTCGATCGCAGCGAAGAGGGCCCGTGCGACGGTCTCGGCCTGATCGCTGGCGAAGTGCTCCGCTTCCAGCTGCAAGGCCAGCTGCAGCTCGATGGCAGCCGCTACAAGGTGCCTCAGATGGGCTGGAACGAAGTGATCCAGGCCCAGCCGCACCCGATGTGGGCCGGCGTCCCCGACCGGGCCTACTTCTACTTCCTGCACAGCTACTACGCCCGCCCGTCGGACCCGCGCCACAGCGCCGGCGAGACCGAGTACGGGCTGCGCTTTACCAGCGCCGTGGCACGCGATAACATTTTCGCCACCCAGTTCCACCCTGAGAAAAGCGCTGAGCACGGTCTCGCGCTGTACCGCAACTTCCTTCACTGGAACCCCTGA
- a CDS encoding ribose-phosphate pyrophosphokinase: MSLDGGNVLFNTVLFTGNANPALAQEIASNLGIELGKARVGRFSDGEVDVEIQQNVRARDIFIVQPTCAPTNENLMELCIMVDALKRASARRVTAVIPYFGYARQDRRPRSTRVPISAKVVANMLEAVGVERLLTMDLHADQIQGFFNIPVDNIYASPVLLSDVQNKRYRDLVVVSPDVGGVVRARALAKQLGCELAIIDKRRPKANVSEVMHVIGEIEGRNCVIMDDMIDTAGTLVKAADVLKERGAKNVYAYCTHAVFSGPAIERIKSSQLDEVVITNTIPLSNDGKKCDKVRQLSVAFLFAETIRRISDGESVTSLFAEQNNNF, from the coding sequence ATGAGCCTCGACGGAGGGAACGTGCTTTTCAATACCGTGCTGTTCACCGGGAATGCGAATCCTGCCCTTGCGCAGGAGATCGCCAGCAACCTCGGCATCGAACTCGGCAAGGCCCGCGTCGGCCGCTTCTCCGACGGCGAAGTCGACGTCGAGATCCAGCAGAACGTCCGCGCACGCGACATCTTCATCGTCCAGCCCACCTGCGCGCCGACGAATGAAAACCTGATGGAGCTGTGCATCATGGTCGACGCGCTCAAGCGCGCCTCGGCCCGGCGCGTGACGGCGGTGATCCCCTACTTCGGCTACGCCCGCCAGGACCGCCGCCCCCGCTCCACCCGCGTGCCCATCAGCGCCAAGGTCGTGGCCAACATGCTCGAGGCCGTGGGCGTCGAGCGCCTGTTGACGATGGACCTGCACGCCGACCAGATCCAGGGCTTCTTCAACATCCCCGTCGACAACATCTACGCCTCGCCGGTGCTGCTGTCGGACGTGCAGAACAAGCGCTACCGCGACCTCGTGGTCGTGTCGCCCGACGTGGGCGGCGTGGTTCGCGCCCGGGCCCTGGCCAAGCAGCTCGGCTGCGAGCTGGCCATCATCGACAAGCGCCGCCCGAAGGCCAACGTGTCGGAAGTGATGCACGTGATCGGCGAGATCGAAGGCCGCAACTGCGTGATCATGGACGACATGATCGACACCGCCGGCACGCTCGTGAAGGCGGCCGACGTGCTGAAGGAGCGCGGCGCGAAGAACGTCTATGCGTACTGCACGCACGCCGTGTTCTCCGGCCCGGCGATCGAGCGCATCAAGTCCTCGCAGCTCGACGAGGTCGTGATCACCAACACCATCCCGCTCAGCAACGACGGCAAGAAGTGCGACAAGGTGCGCCAGCTGTCGGTCGCGTTCCTGTTCGCCGAGACGATCCGCCGCATTTCGGACGGTGAATCGGTCACCTCGCTGTTCGCAGAGCAAAACAACAACTTTTAA
- a CDS encoding YfhL family 4Fe-4S dicluster ferredoxin: MALLITDDCINCDVCEPECPNQAISLGPVIYQIDPKRCTECVGHFDEPQCVQVCPVACIPVDPNHIESKESLWDKYRRLQAASTS; encoded by the coding sequence ATGGCGCTCCTCATCACCGACGATTGCATCAACTGCGACGTGTGCGAGCCCGAGTGCCCGAACCAGGCCATCTCGCTCGGCCCGGTGATCTACCAGATCGATCCCAAGCGCTGCACCGAGTGTGTGGGCCACTTCGACGAGCCGCAGTGCGTGCAGGTGTGCCCCGTCGCCTGCATTCCGGTGGACCCGAACCACATCGAGTCCAAGGAATCGCTGTGGGACAAATACCGGCGCCTGCAGGCCGCCAGCACGTCTTAA
- a CDS encoding outer membrane lipoprotein LolB produces the protein MRHRAWACVLAGTLLGGCASVGQQAPAGSATLSGKLSVRVDATPTAPARSESGNFELKGTPEAGQLNLSTPLGTVLAQARWAGHRAWLATSQGETAYPDLDTLTQEMLGERLPVAALFDWLRGRPWPGAASRSIDGGFEQLGWHIDLARFGEGWVAARRAQPPAVLVRARVDPS, from the coding sequence GTGAGACACCGCGCGTGGGCCTGCGTGCTGGCAGGCACGCTGCTGGGGGGCTGCGCCTCGGTGGGCCAGCAGGCGCCGGCCGGCTCGGCGACGCTGTCGGGCAAGCTGTCGGTGCGCGTGGACGCCACGCCCACCGCCCCGGCCCGCAGTGAAAGCGGCAACTTCGAACTCAAGGGCACGCCCGAAGCCGGCCAGCTCAACCTTTCGACGCCGCTTGGCACCGTGCTCGCCCAGGCCCGCTGGGCGGGGCACCGTGCCTGGCTGGCCACCTCGCAAGGCGAGACGGCCTATCCCGACCTCGACACGTTGACGCAAGAGATGCTGGGCGAGCGTTTGCCGGTCGCCGCCCTCTTCGACTGGTTGCGCGGCCGGCCCTGGCCGGGTGCCGCCAGCCGCAGCATCGACGGCGGCTTCGAACAGCTGGGCTGGCACATCGACCTTGCACGCTTCGGCGAAGGCTGGGTCGCCGCGCGACGGGCACAGCCCCCGGCCGTGCTGGTGCGCGCCCGCGTCGACCCGTCCTGA
- the hisF gene encoding imidazole glycerol phosphate synthase subunit HisF, with translation MLAKRIIPCLDVTGGRVVKGVNFVELRDAGDPVEIAARYNEQGADELTFLDITATSDDRDLILHMIEAVASQVFIPLTVGGGVRTVDDVRRLLNAGADKVSFNSAAVANPQVIRDASDKYGAQCIVVAIDAKGRDDGSGWDVYTHGGRKNTGLDAVEWAKKMVANGAGEILLTSMDRDGTKIGFNLPLTRAVSDAVEVPVIASGGVGNLEHLVEGVQQGHADAVLAASIFHYGQHTVGEAKALMARRGIPVRL, from the coding sequence ATGCTGGCCAAGCGCATCATTCCCTGCCTCGACGTCACCGGAGGCCGGGTCGTCAAGGGTGTCAACTTCGTCGAGCTGCGCGATGCCGGTGACCCGGTCGAGATCGCCGCCCGCTACAACGAGCAGGGCGCCGACGAACTCACCTTCCTCGACATCACCGCCACCAGCGACGACCGCGACCTGATCCTGCACATGATCGAGGCGGTGGCCTCGCAGGTCTTCATCCCGCTCACGGTGGGTGGCGGCGTGCGCACCGTCGACGACGTGCGGCGCCTGCTCAACGCCGGAGCCGACAAGGTCAGCTTCAACTCGGCGGCCGTGGCCAACCCGCAGGTCATCCGCGATGCCTCCGACAAGTACGGCGCGCAGTGCATCGTCGTCGCGATCGACGCCAAGGGCCGTGACGACGGCTCGGGCTGGGATGTCTACACCCACGGCGGCCGCAAGAACACCGGCCTCGACGCGGTGGAGTGGGCGAAGAAGATGGTGGCGAACGGCGCGGGCGAGATCCTGCTGACCAGCATGGACCGCGACGGCACCAAGATCGGCTTCAACCTGCCGCTGACCCGTGCGGTGAGCGATGCGGTGGAGGTGCCGGTGATTGCTTCGGGTGGCGTCGGCAACCTGGAGCACCTGGTCGAAGGTGTGCAGCAGGGCCATGCCGATGCCGTGCTGGCGGCGAGCATCTTCCACTACGGCCAGCACACGGTCGGCGAAGCCAAGGCGCTGATGGCACGGCGCGGGATCCCGGTTCGCCTGTGA